The proteins below are encoded in one region of Pirellulales bacterium:
- a CDS encoding PSD1 and planctomycete cytochrome C domain-containing protein, giving the protein MPRSGFLRAFVVLFVVAGATTAHAGDAVPDFGRDIRPIFAQHCEKCHGAEKQLSGYRLDVRAKALSGGESGEAAIAPAKPDESALIARITSDDKDVRMPPEGERLNPREVELVRAWIAAGAPWPDELAGEAKSKPTHWAFVAPVRPELPAVANSAGIRNPIDQFIVARLEAEKLALSPAADRTTLLRRLSLDLTGLPPTIAEVDAFLADTGEGAYERAVDRLLASPHYGERWGRHWLDGARYADSDGYEKDKPRQAYFYRDWVVNALNHDLPYDQFVIEQIAGDLLPGATQDQLVATGFLRNSMTNEEGGIDPEQFRMEAMFDRMDAIGKSMLGLTIQCAQCHNHKFDPLTQEEYYRMFALLNDAHEANIAVYTPDEQMRRATLLAEIARIETGLKERTPDWQDRMAQWEQSVRDNQPEWIVVRPDVDTSGGEKHLPQEDGSILAAGYAPTKHTVQMTIPTDVTPIGAFRLELLTDPNLPLSGPGRSIYGTAALSEFVVEAAPKSAPDKREKVKIVSATADVNPPETPLPGVYDDRSNKKRTTGGIAFAIDGNHDTAWCTDNGPGRRNQPRKAVFRAEKPIAYDGGTILTISLVENHGGWNSDDNQNYNLGRFRFSVTAANEATADPLPAAVREILKVPAAERTPRQQDAIFGYWRTTVAEWQDENARIEALWQTHPAGASQLAMLPRSVPRQTHVLKRGDFLKPDRVVAPGVPSFLHPLADEQPTRLSFARWLADRRSPTTARSLVNRVWQAYFGTGLVATSEDLGTQSEAPSHPALLDWLAVDFMERGWSLKQLHRLIVTSATYRQSSRVSPDLATRDPYNRLLARGARLRVEAEVVRDVALAASGLLDDRVGGPSVFPPLPEFMLLPPVSYGPKTWPTSTGADRYRRALYTFRYRSLPYPALQTFDGPNGDFSCVRRVRSNTPLQALVGLNEPVAVECAQALARRTLSEAKASDGARLEYAFRLCVARPPAAEELAELARFYVAQKERIAAGWVDARQISGLSSDEALTPDKIPGGATPTELAAWTAVSRVLLNLDETITKE; this is encoded by the coding sequence ATGCCCCGTTCCGGCTTCCTTCGTGCCTTCGTGGTCTTGTTCGTCGTGGCCGGCGCGACCACGGCCCACGCCGGCGATGCGGTGCCCGATTTCGGCCGCGACATCCGGCCGATCTTCGCCCAGCATTGCGAAAAGTGCCACGGCGCCGAAAAGCAACTCTCCGGCTATCGCCTCGACGTGCGCGCCAAAGCACTTTCCGGCGGCGAGTCGGGCGAGGCGGCGATCGCACCCGCCAAGCCGGACGAGAGTGCGCTCATCGCGCGGATCACGAGCGACGATAAAGACGTGCGAATGCCCCCCGAGGGCGAGCGACTCAACCCGCGCGAAGTCGAGCTGGTGCGCGCCTGGATCGCGGCCGGAGCCCCCTGGCCCGACGAGCTGGCCGGCGAGGCAAAATCCAAGCCCACGCATTGGGCCTTCGTCGCGCCGGTCCGTCCGGAATTGCCGGCGGTCGCGAACAGCGCGGGCATCAGAAACCCGATCGACCAATTCATCGTCGCGCGGCTGGAAGCGGAAAAGCTCGCACTCTCGCCCGCGGCCGACCGCACGACGCTGTTGCGTCGCTTGTCACTGGACCTGACTGGCCTGCCGCCGACGATCGCCGAAGTCGACGCCTTTCTGGCCGATACCGGCGAAGGCGCCTACGAGCGCGCGGTCGACCGCTTGCTCGCCTCGCCCCATTACGGCGAGCGCTGGGGGCGCCACTGGCTCGACGGCGCGCGCTACGCCGACAGCGATGGCTACGAAAAGGACAAGCCACGGCAGGCATACTTCTATCGCGACTGGGTCGTCAACGCCCTGAACCACGACCTGCCCTACGACCAGTTCGTCATCGAGCAGATCGCCGGCGACCTGCTCCCCGGCGCCACGCAAGATCAGCTCGTGGCGACTGGCTTCTTGCGCAATTCGATGACCAACGAGGAAGGGGGCATCGATCCCGAGCAGTTCCGCATGGAGGCCATGTTCGACCGCATGGACGCCATCGGCAAGAGCATGCTCGGCCTGACGATTCAGTGCGCCCAGTGCCACAACCACAAGTTCGATCCGCTCACGCAAGAAGAGTATTACCGGATGTTCGCGCTGTTGAACGACGCGCACGAAGCGAACATCGCGGTCTACACGCCCGATGAACAGATGCGCCGCGCCACACTGTTGGCCGAGATTGCCCGGATCGAAACGGGCCTCAAGGAGCGCACGCCCGACTGGCAGGATCGCATGGCGCAGTGGGAACAGTCGGTGCGCGACAACCAGCCGGAATGGATCGTGGTTCGGCCGGACGTCGACACCAGCGGCGGCGAAAAGCACCTGCCGCAGGAAGACGGCTCGATCCTGGCCGCCGGCTATGCACCGACCAAGCACACGGTGCAAATGACGATTCCCACCGACGTGACGCCGATCGGCGCGTTCCGGCTCGAGCTCTTGACCGATCCGAATCTGCCACTCTCCGGCCCGGGTCGCTCGATCTACGGCACGGCCGCGCTGTCGGAATTCGTGGTCGAGGCCGCGCCGAAGAGCGCACCCGACAAGCGCGAGAAGGTGAAGATCGTTTCGGCCACCGCCGACGTCAATCCGCCTGAGACGCCCCTTCCGGGCGTTTATGACGATCGCAGCAACAAGAAGCGCACGACCGGCGGAATCGCATTCGCCATCGACGGCAACCACGACACCGCCTGGTGTACCGACAACGGCCCCGGCCGGCGCAATCAACCGCGCAAGGCCGTCTTCAGGGCCGAAAAGCCGATCGCTTACGACGGTGGCACAATCCTCACGATCTCGCTCGTCGAAAACCATGGCGGCTGGAACAGCGACGACAACCAGAATTACAACTTGGGGCGCTTCCGATTCTCGGTCACGGCGGCCAACGAAGCCACGGCCGACCCGCTTCCCGCCGCCGTGCGCGAGATCTTGAAGGTCCCGGCGGCTGAGCGCACGCCGCGGCAGCAGGACGCAATCTTCGGCTACTGGCGCACGACCGTGGCCGAATGGCAGGACGAGAACGCCCGCATCGAGGCCCTGTGGCAAACGCATCCGGCCGGCGCGTCGCAATTGGCGATGCTGCCGCGCAGCGTGCCGCGCCAGACGCACGTCCTGAAACGCGGCGATTTCCTCAAGCCGGATCGCGTGGTCGCGCCGGGCGTGCCGTCGTTCCTGCATCCGCTCGCCGATGAACAGCCCACGCGGCTGTCGTTCGCCCGCTGGCTGGCCGATCGTCGTTCGCCAACCACGGCTCGGTCGTTGGTGAACCGGGTGTGGCAAGCCTATTTCGGCACCGGCCTGGTGGCGACGAGCGAGGACCTGGGCACGCAGAGCGAAGCCCCTTCGCATCCGGCGCTCTTGGATTGGCTGGCCGTCGATTTCATGGAGCGTGGCTGGAGCTTGAAGCAGCTGCATCGGTTGATCGTCACGTCGGCGACTTACCGGCAATCGTCGCGCGTCTCGCCTGATCTCGCGACGCGCGATCCGTACAACCGGCTGCTCGCGCGTGGGGCGCGGTTGCGTGTCGAGGCCGAAGTGGTGCGCGACGTGGCGCTCGCGGCCAGCGGCTTGCTCGACGATCGAGTGGGCGGGCCGAGCGTCTTTCCGCCGCTGCCGGAGTTCATGCTGTTGCCGCCGGTCAGTTACGGCCCAAAAACCTGGCCCACCTCCACGGGCGCGGATCGCTACCGCCGGGCGTTGTACACGTTCCGCTATCGCTCGCTTCCGTATCCGGCGCTGCAGACGTTCGACGGGCCCAACGGAGACTTCTCGTGCGTGCGCCGCGTGCGCTCGAACACGCCTTTGCAGGCACTTGTGGGTTTGAACGAGCCGGTGGCGGTCGAATGTGCCCAGGCACTCGCCCGCCGCACGCTGAGCGAAGCGAAAGCTTCGGACGGCGCACGACTGGAGTACGCGTTCCGTTTGTGCGTGGCACGCCCTCCGGCGGCCGAAGAGCTGGCCGAGCTCGCGCGGTTTTACGTCGCGCAGAAGGAACGCATCGCCGCCGGTTGGGTCGACGCGCGGCAGATCAGTGGGCTCTCAAGTGATGAAGCCCTGA